A stretch of the Acyrthosiphon pisum isolate AL4f chromosome A2, pea_aphid_22Mar2018_4r6ur, whole genome shotgun sequence genome encodes the following:
- the LOC100164729 gene encoding radical S-adenosyl methionine domain-containing protein 2-like, giving the protein MAISATNMQLLKIMESVWNVVCRGLASVVTALMGVTGVVAATVVAWNRTASVDEPAVPLSVNYHFTRQCNYSCGFCFHTAKTSFVLPLDEAKRGLTMLAEAGMKKLNFSGGEPFVRDGGRFMGELIKYCKTELRWAGISISIVSNGSLIQEKWMRQYGEHVDMLAVSCDSFNADTNRMIGRQQGARTDHVAKLYQVREWCGQHKIAFKINTVVNTYNVNELFAEHIDRLRPVRWKVFQCLLLEGENAGEGALRNAARFYVTDEEFNGFLRRHAEVQMLVPENNNAMRDSYLILDEYMRFLNCRNGKKEPSASLLDVGVQHALRGSGFDEQAFLERGGVYLWSKQQMSKAELEW; this is encoded by the coding sequence ATGGCCATTTCTGCGACTAACATGcagcttttaaaaattatggaatCTGTGTGGAACGTGGTGTGTCGGGGTTTGGCGTCCGTAGTCACAGCGCTGATGGGCGTGACGGGCGTAGTGGCCGCTACAGTCGTCGCGTGGAACAGGACTGCCAGCGTGGACGAGCCCGCCGTACCGTTAAGCGTGAATTATCACTTCACGCGCCAATGCAATTATAGCTGCGGCTTTTGCTTCCACACGGCCAAGACGTCGTTCGTGCTGCCACTGGATGAGGCGAAGCGTGGGCTGACCATGCTGGCGGAAGCCGGCATGAAAAAGCTAAATTTTTCTGGTGGAGAGCCGTTCGTCCGGGACGGCGGCCGCTTCATGGGTGAACTCATAAAATACTGCAAAACGGAACTCAGGTGGGCGGGCATCAGCATTTCAATTGTTAGTAACGGCAGCTTGATCCAGGAAAAGTGGATGAGGCAGTATGGTGAGCACGTGGACATGCTGGCCGTGTCATGCGACTCATTCAACGCTGACACAAACCGAATGATCGGCCGGCAACAGGGCGCAAGAACCGATCACGTTGCAAAACTATACCAGGTACGTGAGTGGTGCGGACAACACAAGATCGCGTTCAAGATCAATACGGTGGTCAACACATATAATGTGAACGAACTGTTCGCCGAGCACATCGACCGGTTACGGCCGGTCCGGTGGAAGGTGTTCCAGTGCCTGTTGCTGGAGGGCGAGAACGCGGGCGAGGGAGCGTTGCGCAACGCCGCCCGGTTCTACGTCACTGACGAAGAGTTCAACGGGTTCCTGCGCCGGCACGCTGAAGTTCAGATGTTGGTGCCCGAGAACAACAACGCGATGCGTGACAGTTATCTAATCCTGGACGAGTATATGCGGTTCCTCAACTGTCGCAACGGCAAGAAGGAACCCTCCGCGTCCCTGCTGGACGTCGGCGTCCAGCACGCGCTCCGCGGCTCTGGTTTCGACGAACAGGCGTTCTTGGAGCGGGGCGGCGTGTACCTGTGGAGTAAGCAGCAAATGTCCAAAGCTGAGCTCGAATGGTGA
- the LOC100165416 gene encoding putative uncharacterized protein DDB_G0282133, which produces MESSIPNTSTSSAKSVALSYEMDSSNEEIDQQVLREAGEQTINAEWSATVSALNSSDTTSSNSYINIETLKECCANPSDTLKDKEDFMVIESSSTVVNISKFNDTKYYSECKTTAFQKKHKPLSQNVSRCFENILDDDSQMEITQSSICLNRFQKRKRLMPPNDEDFIEINNSNYSGSNSMEVSMMKSPKFSFSRKKKDQFEIPDYNLSATDNDSIANETNISKRKENASNCSLVVNDSSNNMKNASRTEVLTHKFSLKTIGVADSVFENIINNSSIISDITLNSKKTSLNDTTLSNVNNTSVFSKMDLSNLNHTYDIPNNTNSTSIKASIAGDANIPQVKQNTVFKKPSNLSILVNDSSNNIMDVSKTEVLAQKFSRKSIHVPDSAFDNIIDDSSMTSNIGLNNMKTSLNETSVSNINNSKMDMSHLNYTYDIPTNINTPKIDVIIAGEANIPKVKQNTDFKKPSNSSIVVNDSSNNIIDVSKTEVLTHKFNRKTIDVADSVFENIINNSSITSDITLHHNHTFSNEPLVLNVNNPVLNKIDVSNLNHTYDIPTNNTSTIDIPITGDANIPKVKQNTDLKKPSYLSIVVNDSSNNVMDVSKPEVLTHKFSRKTIDVTHSVFDNIINDSSMTSDITLSNKKVSLIETSVSNDNSPVFSTTDVSNSNHTYDIPMNNSTTLLDAIVEHDKNMSETPISFQNNRSKSFNLRPLKFNFSNKFGRHSLSLQENSPRFDGVKQHNISLNTDFSKNSGEESNTFLKSANNSNVNLKSHPHFSIIREISPLDDPLLTNTLNQEQLQSNHSIISNSNNKDFLLSNTTNKSLESNEFQKNQSKHSMSSTSSNEGLTLLNSTSGLLGSYSSSRTQSRLLTSKQSKSSTSTNNTLNLSIESLDKSQNDQSKHLISSTSNNEDLTLTNSTTGFSGRRCSSRNKSTSSEHSTSVISNHDSLTSLNATTEVSVGGRLSRNRSQHSTSVVSNNDNLTLLNTTMESLKSNESQKTQSKHSISPTSYNESLKSTNSTAGSSGRRSSSRNKSSSTSSSNATSAISINDSVASLNDSNEMSVSGRSSRNQSKHSTSVISNNDNLTLLNTTMESLKSNESQKTQSKHSISPTSYNESLKSTNSTAGSSGRRSSSRNKSSSTSSSNATSAISINDSVASLNDSNEMSVSGRSSRNQSKHSTSVISNNDNLTLLNTTMESLKSNESQKTQSKHSISPTSYNESLKSTNSTAGSSGRRSSSRNKSSSTSSSNATSAISINDSVASLNDSNEMSVSGRSSRNQSKHSTSVISNNDNLTLLNTTMESLKSNESHKTQSKHSISPTSYNKSLKLTNSTAGSSGRRSSSRNKSSSTSSSNATSAISKNDSVTLLIDSKEISVGGRSLRNKSKHSTSVISNPDRLPLVNTATMESLESNESPKTQSKRSISPTSYNESLKSTNSTTGSPVRRTLSRNKSSTSSKHSTSANPNNDSVTLLNDSKEISIGDRSLRNQSKHSKSVILNNDNLTLLNTTMESLKTKGSRKRQSKRSLSPTSYNESLKSTNSTTGFSGSRSSSRNKSSLLTSKHSTSVISNSDGLTSLNATTEISVGNRLSQHSTCVISNHGSLPLFNPATMGFSESKESPKTQSTSPTLNIDNLTTLNTTTESLKQNVFSINGSISKHSSLINSEKTSIDTLMLGDVINNVSKMSTRSSKRKSNCSGNVKPITSIIIDGLSNSDGLTIKNTTTGPLEQKILSINQLNSSPNISTKTSNNGLILEDDTNNISKMYASSSKQKNKSYDDIEQLMPNITDGPLVENRPSKTRVLRSSRYMNKNKSLPTKSLTSENDVDNLSIGSTRTSKHMANFNNETFDNNSDNSLFWTTLPDESTNISSIKNVNMNTFQTPKRNKLSIAENIVNTIKIMSTNKRKSTHPGAFELDDHNDGPRSLVTRSRSCNRSPSILTVVFGRQKTSESTSSFTQSPSEIIFDESQVEDNVKQKFKSLYKKEYWITKRLYKFLIIKLQPNYNIYSVKYAEKFVKYLAQSLKQILKDKVNLQLYTDMLRYHMARYHIIKDTFDYIGFLCDYIPMEYYKKLVPGWNLETSAVKFDPQKYYVPLMEDEEFLNYIMEHLNEA; this is translated from the exons ATGGAGTCCTCGATACCTAACACTAGTACga GTTCAGCTAAGTCTGTTGCATTAAGTTATGAAATGGATAGTTCCAATGAAGAAATtg acCAACAAGTTTTACGGGAAGCTGGAGAACAAACTATTAATGCAGAATGGTCAGCCACAGTATCGGCATTAAATTCATCAGACACAACTTCAAGTAattcctatattaatattgagaCATTAAAAGAGTGTTGTGCTAATCCTTCAGATACTCTTAAAGATAAAGAAGATTTTATGGTTATTGAATCTTCTTCTACTGttgtaaatatatcaaaattcaatgacacaaaatattattcagaatgTAAAACCACAGCAtttcaaaaaaaacacaaaccaCTTTCTCAAAACGTTAGTCGTTGTTTTGAGAATATTCTAGATGATGATAGTCAAATGGAGATAACTCAGAGTAGTATTTGTTTAAATCGTTTTCAAAAGCGTAAAAGATTGATGCCACCAAATGATGaagattttattgaaattaataattccaATTACAGTGGCTCAAATAGTATGGAAGTAAGCATGATGAAGTCTCCAAAATTCAGTTTTTCCAGGAAAAAAAAGGATCAATTTGAAATACCAGATTATAATTTGTCTGCCACAGACAATGATTCAATTGCTAATGAAACTAATATAtctaaaagaaaagaaaatgcATCAAATTGCTCTCTTGTTGTAAACGATAGTTCCAATAATATGAAGAATGCGTCAAGAACAGAAGTCCTTACCCACAAATTCAGCCTAAAAACAATTGGTGTAGCTGAttctgtttttgaaaatattatcaacaattcAAGCATTATATCTGATATTACATTGAACAGTAAGAAAACATCCTTGAATGACACTACATTATCAAATGTTAACAACACATCAGTTTTTAGTAAAATGGACTTGTCTAATTTAAACCATAcctatgatatacctaataatactaATTCTACTTCAATCAAAGCTTCAATTGCTGGTGATGCTAATATACCTCAGGTAAAACaaaatactgtttttaaaaAGCCATCAAATTTATCTATTCTTGTAAATGATAGCTCTAACAATATCATGGATGTATCCAAAACGGAAGTATTAGCACAAAAATTCAGCAGAAAATCAATTCATGTACCTGATTCTGCATTTGACAACATTATTGATGATTCAAGCATGACATCTAATATTGGATTAAATAACATGAAAACATCCTTGAATGAGACCTCAGTGTCAAATATTAACAACAGTAAAATGGACATGTCACATTTAAACTATACCtatgatatacctacaaatattaataCTCCTAAAATTGATGTTATTATTGCTGGTGAAGCTAATATAcctaaagtaaaacaaaatactgaTTTTAAAAAACCTTCAAATTCGTCTATAGTAGTAAATGATAGTTCTAACAATATCATTGATGTATCCAAAACAGAAGTCTTAACACACAAGTTCAACCGAAAAACAATTGATGTAGCTGATtctgtatttgaaaatattattaataattcaagcATTACATCTGATATTACGTTACATCATAATCATACATTCTCGAATGAACCGCtagtgttaaatgttaataatccAGTGCTTAATAAAATTGATGTGTCTAATTTAAACCATACATATGATATCCCCACAAATAATACTTCTACAATTGACATTCCTATTACTGGTGATGCTAATATAcctaaagtaaaacaaaatactgatttaaaaaaaccttcatatttatctatagttgtAAATGATAGCTCTAACAATGTCATGGATGTATCTAAACCAGAAGTCCTTACACACAAGTTCAGCCGAAAAACAATTGATGTAACTCATTCtgtatttgacaatattattaatgattcaaGCATGACATCTGATATCACATTAAGTAACAAGAAGGTATCCTTGATTGAAACGTCAGTATCAAATGATAACTCTCCAGTTTTTAGTACAACGGACGTTTCTAATTCAAATCACACCTATGATATACCTATGAATAACAGTACTACTCTTTTGGATGCTATTGTtgaacatgataaaaatatgtctgAAACTCCAATTTCATTTCAAAACAACAGATCTAAAAGCTTTAATCTACGTccactaaaatttaattttagtaataaatttgGTCGCCATAGTCTGAGTTTACAAGAAAACAGTCCAAGATTTGATGGAGTAAAGCAACACAACATTTCATTAAATACTGATTTTAGCAAAAACTCTGGAGAAGAATCTAATACTTTTCTTAAATCtgctaataatagtaatgtgaACTTGAAGTCACATCCACACTTTTCTATAATTCGAGAAATATCACCACTTGATGATCCATTATTAACCAATACATTAAATCAAGAACAACTTCAATCAAACCATTCAATTATTTCCAATTCtaataataaagattttttattgTCAAATACCACTAATAAATCATTAGAAAGTAATGAATTccaaaaaaatcaatcaaaacaTTCAATGAGTTCTACTTCGAGTAATGAAGGTTTAACTTTGTTAAATTCTACTAGTGGATTATTGGGAAGCTACAGTTCATCGAGAACTCAATCAAGGTTATTGACATCTAAACAATCAAAAAGTTCTACTTCaactaataatacattaaatttgtcTATAGAATCATTAGACAAATCACAGAATGATCAATCTAAGCATTTAATAAGCTCTACTTCAAATAATGAAGACTTAACATTAACAAATTCAACAACTGGATTTTCAGGAAGACGTTGTTCATCTAGAAATAAATCAACATCATCTGAACATTCAACAAGCGTTATTTCAAACCATGACAGTTTAACTTCATTAAATGCCACTACAGAAGTATCAGTAGGTGGTAGATTGTCAAGAAATCGATCTCAACATTCAACAAGTGTTGTTtcaaacaatgataatttaacATTGTTGAATACTACTATGGAAtcattaaaaagtaatgaaTCTCAAAAAACACAATCAAAGCATTCTATAAGTCCCACTTCATATAATGAAAgtttaaaatcaacaaattcTACTGCTGGATCTTCAGGAAGACGTAGTTCGTCTAGAAATAAATCATCATCAACATCATCAAGCAATGCAACAAGTGCTATTTCAATAAATGACAGTGTAGCATCGTTAAATGATAGTAATGAAATGTCAGTGAGTGGTAGATCATCGAGAAATCAATCTAAACATTCAACTAGTGTTATTtcaaacaatgataatttaacATTGTTGAATACTACTATGGAAtcattaaaaagtaatgaaTCTCAAAAAACACAATCAAAGCATTCTATAAGTCCCACTTCATATAATGAAAgtttaaaatcaacaaattcTACTGCTGGATCTTCAGGAAGACGTAGTTCGTCTAGAAATAAATCATCATCAACATCATCAAGCAATGCAACAAGTGCTATTTCAATAAATGACAGTGTAGCATCGTTAAATGATAGTAATGAAATGTCAGTGAGTGGTAGATCATCGAGAAATCAATCTAAACATTCAACTAGTGTTATTtcaaacaatgataatttaacATTGTTGAATACTACTATGGAAtcattaaaaagtaatgaaTCTCAAAAAACACAATCAAAGCATTCTATAAGTCCCACTTCATATAATGAAAgtttaaaatcaacaaattcTACTGCTGGATCTTCAGGAAGACGTAGTTCGTCTAGAAATAAATCATCATCAACATCATCAAGCAATGCAACAAGTGCTATTTCAATAAATGACAGTGTTGCATCGTTAAATGATAGTAATGAAATGTCAGTGAGTGGTAGATCATCGAGAAATCAATCTAAACATTCAACTAGTGTTATTtcaaacaatgataatttaacATTGTTGAATACTACTATGGAAtcattaaaaagtaatgaaTCTCATAAAACACAATCAAAGCATTCTATAAGTCCCACttcatataataaaagtttaaaattaacaaattctacTGCTGGATCTTCAGGAAGACGTAGTTCGTCTAGAAATAAATCATCATCAACATCATCAAGCAATGCAACAAGTGctatttcaaaaaatgacagTGTAACGTTGTTAATTGACAGTAAAGAAATATCAGTAGGTGGTAGATCGTTGAGAAATAAATCTAAACATTCAACAAGTGTTATTTCTAACCCTGATCGTTTACCATTGGTAAACACCGCCACTATGGAATCATTAGAAAGTAATGAATCTCCAAAAACACAATCAAAGCGTTCTATAAGTCCCACTTCATATAATGAAAgtttaaaatcaacaaattcTACTACTGGATCTCCAGTAAGACGTACTTTGTCTAGAAATAAATCATCAACATCATCTAAGCATTCAACAAGTGCTAATCCAAACAATGATAGTGTAACATTGTTAAATGACAGTAAAGAAATATCAATAGGTGATAGATCTTTGAGAAATCAATCTAAACATTCAAAAAgtgttattttaaacaatgataatttaacATTGTTAAATACCACAATGGAATCATTAAAAACTAAAGGATCTCGGAAAAGACAGTCAAAGCGTTCTTTAAGTCCCACTTCATATAATGAAAgtttaaaatcaacaaattcTACTACTGGATTTTCAGGAAGTCGTAGTTCGTCTAGAAATAAATCATCATTATTGACATCTAAACATTCAACAAGTGTTATTTCAAACAGTGATGGTCTAACATCGTTAAATGCCACTACAGAAATTTCAGTAGGTAATAGATTGTCGCAACATTCTACATGTGTTATTTCTAACCATGGCAGTTTACCATTGTTTAACCCCGCCACTATGGGATTTTCAGAAAGTAAAGAATCTCCAAAAACTCAATCAACAAGTCCTACTTTAAACATTGACAATTTAACAACATTGAATACCACTACTGaatcattaaaacaaaatgtattttcaataaatggaTCAATTTCAAAACATTCTTCATTGATTAACAGCGAAAAGACATCTATTGATACATTAATGCTTGGAgatgttataaataatgttagtaAAATGTCTACTCGATCATCAAAACGAAAAAGCAATTGTTCGGGTAATGTGAAACCTAtaacttcaattattattgatggatTATCTAATAGTGATggtttaacaattaaaaatactacTACCGGACCTTTGGAACAAAAGATATTgtcaataaatcaattaaattctTCACCAAATATTTCTACAAAAACGTCCAACAATGGATTGATACTAGAAgatgatacaaataatattagtaaaatgtatGCTTCATCatccaaacaaaaaaacaaatcttatgATGATATCGAACAATTAATGCCAAATATTACTGATGGCCCATTGGTAGAAAATAGACCGTCTAAAACTAGAGTATTGAGATCTTCTcggtatatgaataaaaataaatctttgccAACTAAATCATTGACGTCAGAAAATGATgtagataatttatctattgGTTCTACCAGAACTTCTAAACACATggctaattttaataatgaaacttttgataataattctgataattcattattttggaCAACATTACCTGATGAATCCACAAACATATCAAGTATCAAGAAtgttaatatgaatacatttcaAACGCCTAAgagaaataaattatctattgcagaaaatatagttaatacaattaaaatcatGTCAACAAATAAACGAAAATCTACTCATCCAGGTGCTTTTGAACTTGATGATCATAATGATGGACCAAGATCATTAGTAACACGTTCACGTTCATGTAATCGCAGTCCTTCAATTCTAACTGTAGTGTTTGGTAGACAAAAAACCTCGGAGTCAACATCATCGTTCACACAATCTCCctctgaaattatttttgatgaatCACAAGTTGAagataatgtaaaacaaaagtTTAAGTCTCTGTATAAGAAAGAATATTGGATTACCAAACGTCTTtacaagtttttaattattaaactgcaaccaaattataatatatattcagtgAAGTATGCAGAAAAGTTTGTCAAATATTTAGCACAGTCATTAAAGCAAATTCTTAAAGATAAAGTAAATTTGCAGTTGTATACAGATATGTTGAGATACCACATGGCGAGGTATCACATCATCAAAGATACATTTGATTACATAGGATTTTTGTGTGATTACATTCcaatggaatattataaaaagttagttCCTGGGTGGAACCTTGAGACATCAGCAGTAAAATTTGatccacaaaaatattatgttcctcTCATGGAAGATGAagaattcttaaattatattatggaacACCTTAATGAAGCTTAA